In Hippoglossus stenolepis isolate QCI-W04-F060 chromosome 20, HSTE1.2, whole genome shotgun sequence, the following are encoded in one genomic region:
- the LOC118099105 gene encoding uncharacterized protein LOC118099105, translated as MIKLLSVALVAGLVFESNQQILKPNLVKPLPTKLPCVYLTHIQCWTNWFDRDDPSGTGDWETLYNLRIENPGKICPEPIQIEATTLSGVSVAAAGDVIFQNDASSGFICRNQDQTLKKQCNDYRVRFSCHPPFCGGACWTKWYDRDSPTGTGDWELLSNLKAENPGQICDNPIYIEAVTTDTMTPAISTGENFYAYNPTVGFVCRMEDQISGQCLNYKVRFGCQCP; from the exons ATGATCAAATTG TTGAGTGTGGCGCTTGTTGCAGGATTGGTTTTCG AAAGCAACCAGCAGATACTGAAACCCAATTTAGTGAAACCACTTCCTACAA AATTACCCTGCGTCTATCTAACCCACATCC AATGCTGGACGAACTGGTTTGACAGAGATGACCCCTCTGGAACTGGAGACTGGGAAACCCTCTACAATCTTCGTATTGAGAACCCAGGAAAGATCTGCCCCGAACCAATCCAGATCGAGGCCACGACTCTGTCTGGGGTCAGTGTGGCTGCAGCCGGGGATGTGATTTTTCA aAACGACGCATCTTCAGGATTCATCTGCAGAAACCAGGACCAGACGCTCAAGAAGCAGTGCAACGATTATCGCGTTCGCTTCAGCTGCCATCCCCCGTTCTGCGGTGGAG CGTGCTGGACCAAGTGGTACGACCGGGACTCTCCCACTGGGACGGGGGACTGGGAGCTTTTGAGTAACCTGAAGGCAGAAAACCCAGGACAGATCTGTGACAACCCGATTTACATCGAGGCTGTTACCACTGACACCATGACCCCAGCCATCAGCACAGGGGAGAACTTCTACGC CTACAACCCAACTGTGGGATTCGTTTGCCGAATGGAGGACCAGATATCCGGCCAATGCCTCAACTATAAAGTGCGGTTTGGATGCCAATGCCCGTGA